In Wolinella succinogenes DSM 1740, a single genomic region encodes these proteins:
- the trpA gene encoding tryptophan synthase subunit alpha, protein MKKLVAYITAALPDKEFTIDLALALSASGVDSLELGVPFSDPVADGPIIEHANLLALQKGFSLQDLYEITEKISPSIDTLWMGYLNPFHKVGFEQTCQKAKSLGVSGLIIPDVPFEESAPFEEQCLQNNLALIRFIAPTLGTSRIATIAPMARKFIYLVAYAGITGSGREEPLSPLIEEIRAINPEIPLYLGFGVNEHNAKEKSKEVDGVIVGSALVKVLLDERLTNTQKMTTICALAKSIKESINS, encoded by the coding sequence CCTCCCCGATAAGGAGTTCACCATCGACCTTGCGCTTGCCCTAAGTGCTAGCGGAGTCGATTCTTTGGAGCTTGGAGTTCCCTTTTCTGACCCTGTGGCCGATGGCCCGATTATCGAGCACGCCAATCTTTTAGCCCTGCAAAAGGGCTTTAGCCTCCAAGACCTCTATGAGATCACCGAGAAGATATCCCCAAGCATTGACACCCTTTGGATGGGCTATCTCAACCCTTTTCATAAGGTGGGGTTTGAGCAGACCTGCCAAAAGGCCAAAAGCCTAGGAGTTAGTGGGCTCATCATTCCCGATGTCCCCTTTGAAGAGAGTGCGCCCTTTGAGGAGCAATGCCTCCAAAACAATCTCGCCCTTATCCGCTTCATCGCTCCCACTCTAGGCACCTCTAGAATCGCCACCATTGCTCCCATGGCGAGAAAATTCATCTATCTTGTCGCTTACGCTGGAATCACGGGTAGCGGCAGAGAAGAGCCTCTCTCGCCTCTTATTGAGGAGATTCGCGCCATCAACCCTGAGATCCCCCTCTATCTTGGATTTGGCGTGAATGAGCACAACGCCAAGGAGAAATCCAAAGAGGTGGATGGTGTCATTGTCGGAAGTGCACTGGTGAAAGTCCTGCTAGATGAGCGCTTGACAAACACCCAGAAAATGACTACAATCTGCGCCCTCGCCAAAAGCATCAAAGAGTCGATCAACTCTTAA